From the Chitinivibrionales bacterium genome, the window CTTTTGCCGGACTTTCGATTGACTTTTGTTCCCCAATGTCATCATTTGCTTTTACCGGTGTTTGCGCCGTTTCGCCCTGTTTTGCGGGCACCGCGGTCGTTTGCTTCTGGATCAGGGAAGGCGGTGATGAATTCCTGAACCTTGCAGTGGCGAGATACAATACGCCCGCCACCAGAAAAACCGCTGCCACCGCAACGATATTGACCCAAACCTTGCGGCGCGCCTCATTTGCCTCGAAAGCCGCCACGTTCAACTCTTTTTCCTCGCTTTGTTCCACTTTTGTCAACATCCGGCCCGTGGTAAGGTTGGTTTCCTCCGGATGCATCTTCGCGATGGCCGCCGCGATCGTCTCTCCCGGGTCTGTTATTCCCTTGCTGTAAACCAATTCCTGCAGCGCGTCGATGAGCGGCTTCAACGAATCGAGCCTTTTTTCCCGGTCCTTTACAAGGCTCTTTTCGACGGTGTGCACCAGTTTTTTGGGAAGCTTGCGTGCGTAAAGTGAAAGGTCCCTCTCCTTGGTGTGCACGATGTTGTACGCGATCGTGGGAAGCGTGTCGCCCTCAAAGGGCAGTTTTCCCGTGATCACGCGGTACAGCACGACGCCGGCTGCCCACACGTCAACGCGGCTGTCGCGCCGCGGGTCCAGATTGAGCTGTTCGGGCGCCATGTAATGCGGCGTGCCCACCACCGCGCCGGTGCGCGTAAACCGCGACGACTGGGCCGCCGCGAAGGCGAGACCGAAATCCGCGACCTTCACCCGGCCCGTTGTTGACACGAGTATGTTGGCCGGCTTCACGTCGCGGTGGACGATGCCGTGCAGGTGCGAATAATGCAGCCCGCGCAGCGCGAGCAAAACGATCATAAGCCCGATTTCCCGGGGGAAATCCTGGCGGTGAAGAAGCTCATCGAGATCATGCCCTTCAACGTATTCCATGGCAATGTAGAAGGTGGCTTTGTCGACGCCGTAGTCGTAGATGCGGATGACGTTGTCGTGCTCGAGCGACGCGGCCGCCCGCGCCTCGTTTTCGAAACGCCGGTTCCAGTCCGGTTCCTCGGCGTTCGGCGTCATTTCCTTGATGACCACCGGCCGGTCAAGCGATGTCTGCACCGCGCGGTACAGCTTGCCCATGCCGCCGCGGCGCAGCTCGGTGATATTGGAGTAGTCACTGAGGGAGAATGCCATTGCAATGCCTGCCCCGGGGTCAGCGGCGCGCCGTGTTGAAATTGACGTAAAATGAAATGCCGTATTTCAAGGCGCGCTGGTAAACATTGTAATCGGAGCTCGTCTGGCTTTTATTTTCGTACACATCGATGAAGCCGTAATAATAACCGCAATAGAGACTCAGGCCGGATGACCAGCCGATCGGAAGATCGTAGCCGACCAGGCCGCTGATGCCGAAATCCACAGGGCCGGTAACCGAATCGGCATTGACGATAAGGGACGCATTGTTGTTGTAATAGCGATAGACAACCTCCGATTCGATTTTAACGCCAAGCTCGGGACCCGCGCAGATAAAAACGCTGCCTGGAATCATGAGGGGAAGCATGCCTTTTAAATAAAGCGGTATCTGAAAATAGCGGTAATTGAATTCTATTTCGCCGCTGCCGACCGTGAAGGCTCCCCATTGGATGTTCCCTACCTTGGTGCCGCCTCGCTTTTCAAACGCGATTCCCAGGCTGGCGCCGAAATACTCGTTCACATCCAGTTCTCCATCCATGCCGAAATTGAAGTATCCGGCCCATTTCGAATCATTGATGGCAAGCCCCTGCGGTAGTTTCGTCACATCAATAAATGATTCGGTGCCGCCGAGATTGAAGGCGAGCCGGCACTGCGGAGCTGAAAACACCATGAGCGAAGAAAACAGCACGATCAAAAACGTGGTATTTCTTTTCATCAAGACTCCTTCTGATCCGGTATTTTCAACCGGCGTTTTATAATAAAAAAATAGGTGGGGATTTGGTGATAAAGCAAGGACAAGGCGCCCTCTTCTATTTCACCTGCGCATAACGTATAATATTCTCGGCTGACGAATCCCAGGCAATCAAGTCCTATCGGCAGATTTTTATGCGAATCAGATACATTCCCATCGTATGTTTCCTTTGCGCCGTCGCCTGCGCGCCGCCCAAAGTGCAGACAAAACCCGAGCTCCCATCCGAACTCAAGCCGGTCGCGACATTCACACCGGTTCCCTCGGTCATCAACGTTCCCATAGAGCTCAAAACGTGGTATATTGAAAAAATGCTCAACGAGCAGCTCGCGCCCCTTCTTTACGAATGCGATACGCTTACCATCGCGGGCATAAAGCCGGTGAAGATGAAGGTATGGAAGAAGGATTCCATCAGGATTGCTCTTGAGGGCAACGAGATGGCGTACAAGGTGCCGCTCAAGATATGGCTCCAGTTCTCGTTCACCATCGGCGCGCTGGGAATTTCCCATACTGAATACCAGGACGTGGAGGCAGAGATCGCGCTCAAGCTGCGCTCGAAGTTTTCGGTCAAGAACAACTGGAAGGTGGTCACCCAGACCAGTTCCGACGGTTACGAATGGCTGTCGGAGCCGGTGATCAAGGTGCGTTTCATTTCCATCCCCATCAAGCCCGTGGTCGACATCATCCTTTCATCGCAGCAGGCTTCGTTCGGCGGCCTGGTTGATTCCGCGGTGTGCAATTCGCTCGACATAAAAAAAATGCTGCGTCCGCTCTGGAACCGCATCCAAGCGCCCATATTGCTTTCCAGCGCGCCCGACAGCATCTGGCTGCGGCTTTCCCCCACGTCCGTGTACATGACCCAGCTCACCGGCAATAACGGGATTATAAAAGGATCGCTCGGGATAAAATCAGTTGCGGAAACATTTTTCGGCGGGCAACCCGAGACAAAAGCCTTTGATTCGCTCCCCGAATTCATTGTCCCCGAGCGGCTCGACTCGTCGTTCGTGATAAACCTCTACACCGAGCTGCCGTTTTCCAGCGCCAGTCAGATCCTCCAGGGGTTCTTGTTGGGAAAGGCGTTTTCCACCGCCGGCAAGGAAGTGATCATCCAGGACGTCAACATTTACGGACTGGAAGGGTATGCCGTGGTGTCGATCGATTTTACCGGCTCGTTCAGGGGAAAAGTTTACGTGATAGGACACGTCAAATACGACGAAGCCGAAGCCACCGCCTCGATCGAAGATCTGGATTTTGACCTCTCCACGAAAAACGCCCTGCATTCAACCGCCGAATGGCTCCTGCACGGCATCATTCTCGCCAAAGTAAAGCCGTATCTCCACTTCCCGTTGCGTGAACGCCTGCTCGAGGCGCAGCTCATGGTACAGAAAATGCTTTCGCATAAGGAGATCTCCAAAAACGTCTTTATCACCGGCGCCATTGACTCGCTCAGCATCGGGGGCGTCACGATCACGGACAAGGCGATCAAGGCGATCCTGCTGGCAAAAGGGACGCTGAATGTGCTGGCGCATGATTAAATGAATACAGGACTTGGCAACTTCCGCTGACCGGTGGCGACTCGATTCATTTTACACTTAACATGCAATAATATCATTTTGTCCAGTAGGAAATTTATATTTTTCAATCAGTCCAAGCATATCTTCAGGTATCGCCGCTTTTAAAAACATTTCATTGTTAGTGACCGGATGAACAAATTTCAAGCTTCTGCAATGCAACGCCTGCCGCGGGAATTCCAATAATAAAGCATGTCCTTCAGGATCGCTGCGCCATGCCAGGTAATCACTTTCTTTCATTCCATACAGCTTGTCGCCCATCACCGGGCATCCGATCGCGGCAAGGTGGATGCGCACCTGGTGTGTCCTGCCGGTGACCGGAATCGCGCGCACGAGCGAATATGACTCACCCGCGCAGAGAGTTTCAACAAAAGTGACGGCCTCTTTTCCGTTTTTTGCGTCCACGCGGAATTTGTACGTCACGCCTGAAGCAGTATCCTGCCCGATTGCCAGGTCAACCTTCATCTCCTTTTCTTTAGGGACATTGCGTACAACGGCAAGATATTCCTTTGCCACGGTCTTAGCAGCGAATTCCTTGTGCAATTTTTTAAGGCATTGCAAGTCCTTTGCAAACAGCACAATGCCCGAGGTTTCGCGGTCGAGCCTGCTCACCGCATGCGCAGAAGCATAGACGGGATTGTTTGACGCGTGCCGTAAAAGAAAGACAAGGTTTTTGGTGATGTTCCTGCCCGCCTTATGCACGAGCAGGTTGCCGGGCTTGTTCACGGCAAATAACCATTCATCCTCATAGATGACGGAATAATTTGTGTCCGCGGCGGGCTCGGGCAAATCGGGAAAATCGTACGAAACAATATCGCCGGTGCCGAGCTTGACATCCGGAAGTGCCGGTGCGTCATTGACCGACACCTGGTTCCCGGCAATTCGCTCGCGCCATTCTTCTCTGTCAAGATAGGTGAAGCGATGCGAAAGGTATTCAATCAAGCTTGATGAGGCATACTTTTGCGTAATGTATGATGTCAATTTCATATTTCATTGATGTGCAAGGGCTTGTAGCCGTGATAGGTCTTGGAATAATAGTTGATGATATTCACCTCGGTGCGCTTGTTTGCGTCGATGTTCACGATGAGCCGGTCGATATATTCACGCGCGATGTAAAATCCCCGGCCGTGGGTGTCATAGATGCCCACGGGCACGCCGGCTTCGTCGCGCGTGGTCTGCCGGTTGATCCAGTAGAGAACGTCGGATTTCTTGAGCCTTCCTCCTTTGTCAAGCACCGAAATGCCGTATTTCTCCGCGTCGGCAAGCAAGGTGACAAAAATCACCTCGGCGTCGGTGAGCTCGAAATCGTAATTCCATTCGTCCTTGTTGTCGCCCTTTTCCCTGCGCACCCCGTAAAAAACGGCGTTGGCGAGCAATTCGATGAGCACGAGTTCCACCTTCTTCGCCCGGGCCGTGTCGGGAACATGCCGCATGATTTCGCTTGCGTAGGCGTCGAGCTTGTTCCCTTTTTTTATTTCGAACGTTTTTTCCAGCACCGGCCGGTCAAAATACTTCGAGAGCCCGAAGATGTCGCCGGTCAAAAGGTTTTCCAGGATCTGCGAAAGCTCGCTGAAATTGAACGGCGTCGACTTGACGAAAATATTTCCCACGTCGTGCTTCAGGGCGAGTTCGAGGTAATCTTCTACGTTGTACGCCGTGATGAGCACCCGCTTCACCGAGGGATATTTTTCGCGCACTTCCTTGAGAAGTTCGAATCCCCTCATGACCGGCATGTTGATGTCGGAGAGCACGAGGTCGACATGGTGCTGACGCAGGCATTTGTCAAGCGCTTCCCTGCCGTTTTCGGCGGTAAGGACGGCATACCCTTCGCCGTCGAGATAGTCCGCGATCATCTCGCGCATTTCTTTTTCATCGTCAACCACGAGGATGCAGGCGTTTTTCGGTTCAATGCCGGTCATGATGGCTCTGGTAAAAAGGAAACAGGTTTTATGCGGATAACGTGAGGCCTGTGTTTTATTTTATCTATGGACATGATGCACAAAAAAATTTTTGCATGGTTTCCCCTGCTTGATGAATGGGCCCGGTTTCCCGGTTTTACCGGCTGGATCGGGCTTTCAGCCGGAATCGCGTGCGGAGCGCTGTTGCAGCCTTTCCTGAGTTTTTCCTCGATATTTTATAATGAAGTTCTTATCGTTGCAATCATTTTGTCGCTGGTGCCGGCCATTATCTGCGCGTCGGCCCGTTTCCGCATGCTGTGGTTTTTCGCTGCAGGCGCCGCCCTTGTTTGCCAGTGTTATTGTCAACAGCGAATCGAATATTCCGGATTGGGCTCCCGTATTTGCGCGGACAGGCACGCCCGCCTCAGCGGTGTCATCATCTCAGCACCGGAGCAATCGTCCGGCAGGTTCATGTTCCTGGTCAAATGCGATTCGGTTTTCTCCCTTGGAAAGCCCGGCGCTCTCAAAGGCAGGCACGTCACCTGTTATTGCAACCAAAAGCCGCCGTTTTCCGGGGGATTTTCGGGAATAGGGCGGTTCACGCCGCCGCGTCCTGCGGCAAATCCCGGCGGATTTGATGAATACCTGTTTTCCCTGTCAAACAACATTTGGGGAAAGTTTTACTGTGATTCCATCATCCTGACCACTGAAAGCCGATCCCCCTGGCACGATATCGCCGCTTTTGCCCGCACTACCGTTTTCAAGGCGGCGTCGGCCATGAAAAACAGCGATGCGCGCGCCGTTCTCGTCGCGTCGTTCATAAACGACCGGAGCGACCTTACCGACAGCGTCAAGGGCCTCTTTTTCAGGGCTGGCATTTTCCATCTTCTGGCACTTTCCGGATTCAACCTCACGATACTGGCAGGCGCTATTTACGCTTTGCTGCTGTTTTTTCCTCTTGGCCGCGAAGTGAAATGCGCCATAGTGCTCGTCTGTATCTGGGCATACCTTTTCTTTATCGGTCCTATTCCATCGCTGGCGCGCGCCGTGATCATGACCAGCGTGGTTTTAATTTCGTTTTTTTTCCAGCGCAAACCATACCTTCTCAACTCGCTCGGGATAGCCGGCACTGTCTGGCTGATATTCTCCCCCTTGTCACTTTTTACGCCGGGATACCAATTGTCATTTGGCGCAACGTTCGGCCTGGCCGCCTTGTACCCGGCCTTGTCCGGCGCTTTTACCTTTCACGGGCAGCGGGTGTCACTCATTAAAAAGGCCTCAGCGCCGCTTATGACCGCGCTGCTCGTCTCCTTTTCCGCGTTTTTGACCACTGCGCCAATCCTCGCCTACCATTTCGGAACCTTGTCTCTTTCAGGAATCATCGTGAATCTGTTTGCAATTTTCCTCATGTCGCTGTCCATGTGGATAGCGCTTGCCGGTTTTTTTCTTCAGGTTGTCTTCCCGCCTTTTGTCCCGTTCTGCATGCGCGCCGCCGAATCCAGTATACTCCTCATGCTCAAATGCGCCGGAGTTGTTTCAATGATGCCGATGTCAATGTTTCAGCTTCCCCGTTTTTTTCCTGCCGTCTATGGCTTCTCTGCGCTTTTCATTGTCGGACTCTGCACGGCAAAACGCGGCCTTGTCAAGCGGTATCTGCTGTTTGCGGGAACCGGGTTTGTACTGGCGATTGCCGTTTTACTGGTGATCCAGCGTAATGCCGCCGCATCGCAGGCAGTTTCATTTTTAATAAAAAAATCAAACATTACCGGCATCCGCTGGCCAAACGGCAAAGTCTGGCTTGCCGGTCTGGGGGAAAAGGCTCCCCAATCCGTTTTTTCGCAGGTTATCGCCCCATGGATGCGCTTGTCGCCCGGGGCTTCGGTTCAAACAGTGATCCTGGCCGGCGATCCGTGCAACGCCGTCCAATCCCTGGAGCCGGTATTAACAAGCGGGAACGGCATACAGGTTTTATCATGCGACAGCGTGGCCGGCCCGTGCCCTGACTTTATTGCGTTCCTCAATGAATATCACGCGAATTTCGCCGTGATTAAATCAAAACGGTATTTTTTTCCTTCGCCCCGATGCACGCTTGAGGTGAGCCCATCCGTCGGCATCCAGGGAGAAAACGAATGCCGATGTACCGTTTCCCTCTTCGGTTCACGGTATGAATTTCCCGACACGCTCCCTATGCCGACCGATGACAAAGGCGCAATGATCTTTACTTTCAGGAACGGTAGGCCCCCCGCCATCATCTCGGCAATTCCCGCGTGGCATCCGCTGAATGCCTTAAAGCGGCCATAGATTCGCACGGTGGTCCAGTGTTGCCTTGTCGCATGTTTAAAGCTTCGAGAATGTATTTTTACGTTTGGCTTCATCACGCGTAATCAGGACATCTTCTCACATGCTTCCTTACGATTTTCAGCGCGACAAATCCAATATCCTTATTACCTGTCCAAAGGGCCTCGCTCCTTATTTAGTAAAAGAAGTTCGTGAATGTAAAATGCCTGTTCTGGGTCAGTACCATACCGGGATTCGTACCAGCGGCACCATGGCGGACTGCATGCTCCTCAACCTCTCTTTGTCAACCGGGCACCACGTTTTATTCGAGGTGCTTACCGCGGTCTGCGCATCGCCGGACGAATTGTACCAGGCGGTCACGGCGCTTGAATGGGAGCGGTTGATCCCGCTCGACACCACGCTCTCCGTGACGTCAATGGTCAAAACCGCGTCCATCAACGACACCCGGTTTGCCAACCTCAAATGCAAGGACGCGATTGTCGACCGGTTGACCCAAAAAACGGGGAGCCGCTGCAACAGCGGGCCCGGCCGCACCGGCGTGGTCGTCCACCTGTACTGGCAGGACGAAAAATGCACGCTCTATCTCGACACCTCCGGCGAACCGCTTTCACGGCGCGGATACCGTCTGCTGCCGGGCAGCGCGCCCATGCAGGAGACGCTTGCCAGCGGCGTCATCCGCGCAACAGGCTGGGACGGCTCCTCCCATTTTGTCAATCCTATGTGCGGAACCGGTACACTTGCCATCGAGGCCGCCCTCATTGCGCTCAACCGCAAGCCCGGCATGCTCCGCACCAATTTCGGCTTCATGCACATGATTCCGTATGATAAAACTATCTATGATGTCATCCGGGAACGGATTGCCTCTGCCGAGCACGGCGCTCCCCTGGTGAAAATCATCGCAACGGATATAAATCCCGACAGAATAGCCGATGCGCGAAAAAACGCGGCTGCCGCCCGCGTCGAAAATGCCATAGAATTTTCCGTGTGTGAGTTTGAGAAAACGCCCATACCGGACGGCGACGGAATCGTGCTTTTAAATCCCGAATACGGTTTCCGCATGGGCGATGCCTCCGGCCTGCGGGCCGTTTACAAAGGCATTGGGGATTTTTTTAAACAGCGGTGCGCCGGCCGCACCGGGTATATCTTTGCCGGCAATTTCGACCTCGTGAAAAAGGTTGGGCTCAAGGCGAATAAAAAAACGCCTTTTTACAGCGGCGCGATTGAATGCAGACTGTACGAATACGAGCTGTACGCCGGCAGCAGGCAGGTTGGTTAAATTTGATTTGTCTGCGTCTCCGGAATATGTATTTTCTTTGTAAGAAAGCCTTTGAACCGCCTGCAGCCATTTTGTATCCTTTGCTGAGGTACCTTTTCTGGAAGAGCGTACTATGGAACAACCCCCTGTCAAAGTTTCAAGCGAAGCATGGAACTCCTGGAATATCATCTCCATCGAAGGAAAATTCGTCATCAAGTTCGTGGCCGAGATTAGAAAAGTGCTCGAGCCCATCAAGGAGCAGCCGGCGCCCAAAATTGCGCTCGACCTGTCAAAAACCACGCACCTGGATTCAAGCGCGATGACCCTCATGCTCAATTACCAAAACCGTCTCAAGGAAAAAAAGGGCGGCATGGTGCTCTTCGGCGCGAACGAGGACATCATGAGCATCATCACCATCATCGGGTTCGATTCGTTTGTTCCAATATTCCGCACGAGGGAAGATTTTGAACGAAGCCTGCAATCCGAAAAGCAATAACGTTATCTTTCTATTTAAATAACTCGCAAATCCTCAATGAGACACCTCCTTCTTGCAGGCGTATTACTTCTGTTTTTCTGCCAATGGCAAGTCGCCATGCCGCCGGAAGCGGCAGACCAGTATGCCCGATGGTTCGTGGCTCCTTCTTCTGCGCTTACCGATTCTCTTAAATCATATAAATGTTTTGCCGCCGCGCAGGATTCACTTGCGCAGGTTGCAAGAAAAGCCCATGAAGGTCGGTGCGGCGTGTTCACCGCCATCCTTGAAGACACGTTCCACTCAGCTTACACTCTTGGCTGGAAAACTCCTGCGGCCATCCGCCGCGACACCCTGTATCCTCTCATTGTGTATCTCCACGGCGGCACAGGCACTTCAAAAACCACCAAGGGTGAAATTGCCTACGACATGCTTTCCAGCCTTGGAGACACGTTCAATCTGTTCCTTGCAAGCCCCTCGGCAAACAGGGAAACGCCGTGGTGGAGCCCCGGCGGGATGTCTCGGGTGCTTCAGACCGTGCGGTTCATGACGCTTTGCTATCCGGTGAATCCCGACAAAATATTCCTGGCGGGCGTTTCCGACGGCGCCACCGGCTGCTACCTTGCGGCAAACACCGTGTGCGCGCCGTTTGCCGGCTTTATCGCGGTCTCGGGTTACGGTGCCATGCTGTATTCGTTCGGCATAAAGCTCCATCCTCAGAACCTGATGCAGCGGCCGATTCTTAATATCAACGCGGGAAACGACCGCATCTACCCTTTCGCCGAGGTGATGAAATTCGTAGCATGGCTCGAAAACAACGGCGTACCCGTGGAGCACCGGGAATATCCGGAAGAAAACCACGGCTTTGACTACCGGGAAAAAGAATACGGAAATCTTGCCAGGCTTATCCGCACCTGGACCAGGCCGGAGGCCCAGCGCTCAGTTTCTTGGACATTTGTGCCGGGGTTCCCCAATGTGCCGCCCAACTGCATCACATGGGAAATCGCTTCAGGAACGGAAGAACCGGCTATAAAGGCGTTCTGGAAGGACGACACCCTTCAGGTATCGACAAAAGGATTAAAATCCGCGCTATTGACTTTTCCCCAAAAGCAAAACGCCGCAATCTTTGTTTCGGTAAACGGCTCCCGCCCGAAAAGCGTGCGGCCCGCGGCAGCAGACGCAGGGCTTGCACTAGCCTTCGCCCTTCACCAGCTGCTGCCGCAGGCCGCGCATCAGGCCGCCTACCGCATTACGGTTCCGTAAATAAAACCCTGCCGCGCCGCTTCGCTACTTCCCGGCGCCTTTGATTCCGATATTCAATCTGATGTTTTGTTTCTTGCCCTGGTCAAGGTCTTCAACAAAGACGCGGCCGAGATACGTTCCGGCCGATGCCATCATGCCTTTGCTTGTTTTTCCATTCCAGAAATAGAACAATTTGACGTTGTTCTGGTCAACGGTAAGGGTGTCATTGGCGACAAGGTTGCCCACGACGTCAAATATTGAAATGGTGCCTTTGACTTTTCCCGCCTTGAGGCTGGCGATAATGGACGGCACCAGCGTTATCTCAATGCGCGTGCCGGTGCGCAGGTCCGTGGGACCGTTCACCGGAACGAGGGTCTTTCCGGGAACGAACGGGTTGCCGATGACAATGGAACTCTTCACGATGGACACACCGCCGCACAGCGAGAGAGGGAACTTGGGCCTTTTGCCTTCCACGACGGTGTCGAGACCCGTGAGCGGCGTGCTCGGATCGAAAACGTAGATGAAATTATCGCTGTTCTTGATGACCTGTTTCGGGTTCGTCCCGGTAAAGGTGAACGGGGCGTTGTTCATGTAAAGGGTAAAGATGGTGTTCGGATCAAGGGGCGGCGTAAGGCTTGCCACGGGCTCGCTGAAAATCACCCGCAGGGAGTCGCCCGCCGGGGCCGGCGAAAAGCAGAGACTCTTTATGACCGGCAATGCGCCGTCGACGACCTTGGTGACCACAAAGGGTCCGCCACTCACGGTCATTGCAATCTGCGTCAAAGTGACGTTGGCGCTTTGCCATCCCGTTTCGAGCTCGGGACCGGAATTTTCCTGAAGAATGACATGAATGGTTTTATTTGCAAGGTCGGGCACGAGCGTCACCGCGTTGAGGTTCACCGTCTTGCCGTCGAGGGCGGTTATTTGCAGGGTCTTGATGAATTGCGCGATTGAAGGCATGGTGGGATTGATCGCCGAGGTGTCGGTCCACGTAAGGTCTATTCTGTCAAGATAACCGTCCTGGTTCGTGTCCAGCAGGATCGCGGTCACCGGCACGGTGCCCGGCGCACCGGGCGTGCAATTTTCGGAAAGTCCGCTGGGCAAGGTGGTCACCGTTGGATCTCTCTTGATCGAAAAAGAGACCTGCACAATGGTGTCGGACAGCATGTTGGTCTGCGGATTCACGTACCGGTAGGTGATTCCCATGC encodes:
- a CDS encoding serine/threonine-protein kinase, whose product is MAFSLSDYSNITELRRGGMGKLYRAVQTSLDRPVVIKEMTPNAEEPDWNRRFENEARAAASLEHDNVIRIYDYGVDKATFYIAMEYVEGHDLDELLHRQDFPREIGLMIVLLALRGLHYSHLHGIVHRDVKPANILVSTTGRVKVADFGLAFAAAQSSRFTRTGAVVGTPHYMAPEQLNLDPRRDSRVDVWAAGVVLYRVITGKLPFEGDTLPTIAYNIVHTKERDLSLYARKLPKKLVHTVEKSLVKDREKRLDSLKPLIDALQELVYSKGITDPGETIAAAIAKMHPEETNLTTGRMLTKVEQSEEKELNVAAFEANEARRKVWVNIVAVAAVFLVAGVLYLATARFRNSSPPSLIQKQTTAVPAKQGETAQTPVKANDDIGEQKSIESPAKASDIKPVKMPRHVYAVSLHAGAPVVAPKPVVPEKAAAAPAGLQTAPNDTAVSRPHAVTHDTIPGQSKPADVPKSTGTGGLCVMSFPRAEVYLDGKSLGKTPIESPVDVNTGKHTLTISENGYARKEMTVEIKKDMVERIKVKLEKN
- a CDS encoding outer membrane beta-barrel protein, which produces MKRNTTFLIVLFSSLMVFSAPQCRLAFNLGGTESFIDVTKLPQGLAINDSKWAGYFNFGMDGELDVNEYFGASLGIAFEKRGGTKVGNIQWGAFTVGSGEIEFNYRYFQIPLYLKGMLPLMIPGSVFICAGPELGVKIESEVVYRYYNNNASLIVNADSVTGPVDFGISGLVGYDLPIGWSSGLSLYCGYYYGFIDVYENKSQTSSDYNVYQRALKYGISFYVNFNTARR
- a CDS encoding DUF4403 family protein, with the translated sequence MRIRYIPIVCFLCAVACAPPKVQTKPELPSELKPVATFTPVPSVINVPIELKTWYIEKMLNEQLAPLLYECDTLTIAGIKPVKMKVWKKDSIRIALEGNEMAYKVPLKIWLQFSFTIGALGISHTEYQDVEAEIALKLRSKFSVKNNWKVVTQTSSDGYEWLSEPVIKVRFISIPIKPVVDIILSSQQASFGGLVDSAVCNSLDIKKMLRPLWNRIQAPILLSSAPDSIWLRLSPTSVYMTQLTGNNGIIKGSLGIKSVAETFFGGQPETKAFDSLPEFIVPERLDSSFVINLYTELPFSSASQILQGFLLGKAFSTAGKEVIIQDVNIYGLEGYAVVSIDFTGSFRGKVYVIGHVKYDEAEATASIEDLDFDLSTKNALHSTAEWLLHGIILAKVKPYLHFPLRERLLEAQLMVQKMLSHKEISKNVFITGAIDSLSIGGVTITDKAIKAILLAKGTLNVLAHD
- a CDS encoding RluA family pseudouridine synthase, whose protein sequence is MKLTSYITQKYASSSLIEYLSHRFTYLDREEWRERIAGNQVSVNDAPALPDVKLGTGDIVSYDFPDLPEPAADTNYSVIYEDEWLFAVNKPGNLLVHKAGRNITKNLVFLLRHASNNPVYASAHAVSRLDRETSGIVLFAKDLQCLKKLHKEFAAKTVAKEYLAVVRNVPKEKEMKVDLAIGQDTASGVTYKFRVDAKNGKEAVTFVETLCAGESYSLVRAIPVTGRTHQVRIHLAAIGCPVMGDKLYGMKESDYLAWRSDPEGHALLLEFPRQALHCRSLKFVHPVTNNEMFLKAAIPEDMLGLIEKYKFPTGQNDIIAC
- a CDS encoding response regulator translates to MTGIEPKNACILVVDDEKEMREMIADYLDGEGYAVLTAENGREALDKCLRQHHVDLVLSDINMPVMRGFELLKEVREKYPSVKRVLITAYNVEDYLELALKHDVGNIFVKSTPFNFSELSQILENLLTGDIFGLSKYFDRPVLEKTFEIKKGNKLDAYASEIMRHVPDTARAKKVELVLIELLANAVFYGVRREKGDNKDEWNYDFELTDAEVIFVTLLADAEKYGISVLDKGGRLKKSDVLYWINRQTTRDEAGVPVGIYDTHGRGFYIAREYIDRLIVNIDANKRTEVNIINYYSKTYHGYKPLHINEI
- a CDS encoding ComEC/Rec2 family competence protein; this encodes MMHKKIFAWFPLLDEWARFPGFTGWIGLSAGIACGALLQPFLSFSSIFYNEVLIVAIILSLVPAIICASARFRMLWFFAAGAALVCQCYCQQRIEYSGLGSRICADRHARLSGVIISAPEQSSGRFMFLVKCDSVFSLGKPGALKGRHVTCYCNQKPPFSGGFSGIGRFTPPRPAANPGGFDEYLFSLSNNIWGKFYCDSIILTTESRSPWHDIAAFARTTVFKAASAMKNSDARAVLVASFINDRSDLTDSVKGLFFRAGIFHLLALSGFNLTILAGAIYALLLFFPLGREVKCAIVLVCIWAYLFFIGPIPSLARAVIMTSVVLISFFFQRKPYLLNSLGIAGTVWLIFSPLSLFTPGYQLSFGATFGLAALYPALSGAFTFHGQRVSLIKKASAPLMTALLVSFSAFLTTAPILAYHFGTLSLSGIIVNLFAIFLMSLSMWIALAGFFLQVVFPPFVPFCMRAAESSILLMLKCAGVVSMMPMSMFQLPRFFPAVYGFSALFIVGLCTAKRGLVKRYLLFAGTGFVLAIAVLLVIQRNAAASQAVSFLIKKSNITGIRWPNGKVWLAGLGEKAPQSVFSQVIAPWMRLSPGASVQTVILAGDPCNAVQSLEPVLTSGNGIQVLSCDSVAGPCPDFIAFLNEYHANFAVIKSKRYFFPSPRCTLEVSPSVGIQGENECRCTVSLFGSRYEFPDTLPMPTDDKGAMIFTFRNGRPPAIISAIPAWHPLNALKRP
- a CDS encoding STAS domain-containing protein, with protein sequence MEQPPVKVSSEAWNSWNIISIEGKFVIKFVAEIRKVLEPIKEQPAPKIALDLSKTTHLDSSAMTLMLNYQNRLKEKKGGMVLFGANEDIMSIITIIGFDSFVPIFRTREDFERSLQSEKQ
- a CDS encoding prolyl oligopeptidase family serine peptidase, with the protein product MRHLLLAGVLLLFFCQWQVAMPPEAADQYARWFVAPSSALTDSLKSYKCFAAAQDSLAQVARKAHEGRCGVFTAILEDTFHSAYTLGWKTPAAIRRDTLYPLIVYLHGGTGTSKTTKGEIAYDMLSSLGDTFNLFLASPSANRETPWWSPGGMSRVLQTVRFMTLCYPVNPDKIFLAGVSDGATGCYLAANTVCAPFAGFIAVSGYGAMLYSFGIKLHPQNLMQRPILNINAGNDRIYPFAEVMKFVAWLENNGVPVEHREYPEENHGFDYREKEYGNLARLIRTWTRPEAQRSVSWTFVPGFPNVPPNCITWEIASGTEEPAIKAFWKDDTLQVSTKGLKSALLTFPQKQNAAIFVSVNGSRPKSVRPAAADAGLALAFALHQLLPQAAHQAAYRITVP